The following coding sequences lie in one Micromonospora sp. R77 genomic window:
- a CDS encoding zinc-dependent alcohol dehydrogenase: MRALCWTGVDELAVREVPDPELRNAHDMIVRVRRSATCGADLALLAGRTPFLTAGDVLGHEFLGEVVEVGPEVRRHRPGDRVVVCAAVSCGACWFCRQGLFACCDNGSTGTAATEAAWGQPTGGCYGHPGTLGGFAGSHAEYVRVPYADVGAFGVPEPVSDDRAVFASDAAPTGWMGAELGDVGPGDVVAVWGAGAIGQLTAGAALLRGAERVIVVDRYDDRLRMVERHVGAEPLNYRYVDVAAELRERSGGRGPDVCVEAVGGESAPPGRLGGGTDRPLALREAVHACRKGGTVVVLGTWTGFVDAFPLGAVMNKGLSVRSSRQHGQRWIPMLLDRMARDELRTEHLATHRLPLERGADGYALFRDRADGCVRAVFSP; the protein is encoded by the coding sequence GTGAGGGCGCTGTGCTGGACGGGCGTCGACGAGCTGGCCGTACGCGAGGTTCCCGACCCGGAGCTGCGCAACGCGCACGACATGATCGTCCGGGTACGGCGGAGCGCCACCTGCGGCGCGGACCTGGCGCTGCTCGCCGGGCGGACGCCCTTCCTGACCGCCGGTGACGTGCTCGGGCACGAGTTCCTCGGCGAGGTGGTCGAGGTAGGCCCGGAGGTGCGCCGACACCGGCCCGGGGACCGGGTGGTGGTCTGCGCGGCGGTCTCCTGCGGTGCCTGCTGGTTCTGCCGGCAGGGCCTCTTCGCCTGCTGCGACAACGGCAGCACCGGCACGGCGGCGACCGAGGCGGCCTGGGGGCAGCCCACCGGCGGCTGCTACGGCCACCCCGGCACGCTGGGCGGCTTCGCCGGCAGCCACGCCGAGTACGTCCGGGTGCCGTACGCCGACGTGGGCGCGTTCGGTGTGCCGGAGCCGGTCAGCGACGACCGGGCGGTGTTCGCCTCCGACGCCGCACCGACCGGCTGGATGGGTGCCGAACTCGGCGACGTCGGGCCCGGTGACGTGGTGGCGGTCTGGGGCGCGGGGGCGATCGGCCAGCTCACCGCCGGGGCGGCCCTGCTGCGCGGCGCGGAGCGGGTGATCGTCGTAGACCGGTACGACGACCGGCTGCGGATGGTCGAGCGGCACGTCGGCGCGGAACCGCTCAACTACCGGTACGTCGACGTCGCCGCCGAACTGCGGGAACGCAGCGGTGGCCGGGGGCCCGACGTGTGCGTGGAGGCCGTCGGCGGGGAGTCGGCACCACCGGGGCGGCTCGGCGGCGGGACGGACCGGCCGTTGGCGCTGCGCGAGGCGGTGCACGCCTGCCGCAAGGGCGGCACGGTGGTGGTCCTCGGCACCTGGACGGGTTTCGTGGACGCGTTCCCGCTCGGCGCGGTGATGAACAAGGGGCTGAGCGTGCGCAGTTCGCGGCAGCACGGGCAGCGGTGGATCCCGATGCTGCTGGACCGGATGGCCCGCGACGAGCTGCGTACCGAACATCTGGCCACCCACCGGCTGCCGCTGGAGCGGGGCGCCGACGGCTACGCGCTGTTCCGGGACCGGGCGGACGGGTGCGTGCGGGCGGTCTTCTCGCCCTGA
- a CDS encoding trans-acting enoyl reductase family protein, producing the protein MPDDRPYDLVLFGATGFTGALTAEYLARHAPAGLRWALAGRNPGKLAGVRDRLAAIDPALAELPLLTADVTDPASLRAVAEQARVVASTVGPYVHHGEPLVAACAAAGTDYLDITGEPEFVDLMYVRHHAEAVRTGARLVHACGFDSIPHDLGVWYTLKQLDTSGPVAVDGYVRAGGKFSAGTYHSALTAFSRTGEASRAAKERRAVEPRPEGRRVRAVPGKVGRSKEIGRWAVPLPTIDPQVVRRSAAACPEYGPDFRYRHFAAVKRLPTILVAGVGMAGLVGLVKLPPTRRWLLGRLASGQGPTAEQRAKSWFKVRFVGTGGGRTVHTEVAGGDPGYDETAKMLAESALCLALDDLPPTAGQVTPVTAMGDALLDRLTRAGLTFRVLK; encoded by the coding sequence ATGCCTGACGATCGCCCGTACGACCTCGTCCTGTTCGGCGCGACCGGCTTCACCGGCGCCCTCACCGCCGAGTACCTGGCCCGGCACGCCCCGGCCGGGCTGCGCTGGGCCCTGGCCGGCCGTAACCCGGGCAAACTGGCCGGCGTCCGGGACCGGCTCGCCGCGATCGACCCCGCGCTGGCCGAGCTGCCGCTGCTGACCGCCGACGTGACCGACCCGGCGTCGCTGCGCGCCGTCGCCGAGCAGGCCCGGGTGGTGGCCAGCACCGTCGGGCCGTACGTCCACCACGGGGAGCCGCTGGTCGCGGCCTGCGCCGCCGCCGGCACCGACTACCTGGACATCACCGGTGAGCCGGAGTTCGTCGACCTGATGTACGTGCGGCACCATGCCGAGGCGGTCCGCACCGGGGCCCGACTGGTGCACGCCTGCGGCTTCGACTCGATCCCGCACGACCTCGGCGTCTGGTACACCCTCAAGCAGCTGGACACGTCCGGTCCGGTCGCCGTGGACGGCTACGTCCGGGCCGGCGGGAAGTTCTCCGCCGGGACGTACCATTCGGCGCTCACCGCGTTCTCCCGCACCGGGGAGGCCAGCCGGGCGGCGAAGGAACGCCGGGCCGTCGAGCCGCGCCCCGAGGGGCGCCGGGTGCGGGCGGTGCCCGGCAAGGTGGGCCGGTCGAAGGAGATCGGCCGGTGGGCGGTGCCGCTGCCCACCATCGACCCGCAGGTGGTCCGCCGGTCGGCGGCGGCCTGCCCGGAGTACGGCCCGGACTTCCGCTACCGGCACTTCGCCGCGGTGAAGCGGCTGCCGACGATCCTGGTCGCCGGGGTCGGCATGGCCGGCCTGGTGGGGCTGGTGAAGCTGCCACCGACCCGGCGTTGGCTGCTCGGCCGGCTGGCCTCCGGTCAGGGTCCCACCGCCGAGCAGCGGGCGAAGTCCTGGTTCAAGGTCCGTTTCGTCGGCACCGGCGGTGGCCGGACGGTGCACACCGAGGTGGCCGGCGGCGACCCCGGCTACGACGAGACCGCCAAGATGCTCGCCGAGTCCGCTCTCTGCCTGGCCCTCGACGACCTGCCGCCCACCGCCGGCCAGGTCACCCCGGTCACCGCGATGGGCGACGCCCTCCTCGACCGGCTCACCCGCGCCGGCCTAACCTTCCGCGTGTTGAAGTAA